The nucleotide sequence GGTGGTCGCCAACGCGGTGAAGGCGGGAAACAGCGTCCAGCAGGCGCTGGAGCTGGTGGTCGAGGAGTTCACCGACCCCATGTCCGCCGAGGTCTCCGAGGTCCTTCACGAGCTGCGGGTCGGCACCGCCCTCGACGTGGCCATCCGCAACTGGCTCGAGCGCATGCCCAACGACGACCTGGAGATCTTCGGCATGGCCGTCATCATCCAGCGCCAGACGGGCGGCAACCTGGCCGAGATCCTCGACAACCTGGCCGGCACCATGCGCGATCGCAAGAAGATGCAGGGCCAGATCCGCACCCTCACCACCCAGGGCCGCATGTCGGGCGCCATCCTCTCCATGCTGCCGGTGGGCCTCTACTGCCTTTTGTACCTCGTCATGCCGGAGCGGATGGGGGTCCTGTTCACCCACCCCTTCGGGTGGGCGATCATCGGGGTGTGCGCGGTGATGATCGGCTTCGGCGGCTTCATCATCTCGCGCATCGTCGCGATCGACGTGTAGGAGGCCCTCATGCTGTTTCTGGTCTTCCTGCTCATCGTCGCGGCCGTCGCCATCCTGGTGCTCGCCTTCGCCAAGCCCAAGGGCAAGAGCAAGGTCGAGAAGCGCCTGAAGCGATCGCGCTCGGTCGGCAAGCGCATCGTGTTCGAGGAATCCGCCGAGACCTCCACCGCGGGCAAGAGCAAGTACCTCACGATCATCGAGGCGCGCCTCAAGCCCCTCGCCGAGCGACGCCTGACGCCCGAGCAAGAGCTCGCCATCATCCGCAAGCTCCAGGCCTCGGGCGACTACCAGACCACCCCGGCGCAGTTCTTGGCCCAGCAGTTCCTGTGGGCGGGCATCCTGACCGTGCTGTGGTGCGCAGCCAACTGGATCGTGCTCGAGCTCTCCTGGCCCGTGGCCCTCGCGGGGGTCGGCGGCGCCTGCTACGTCGGCTACATCCTGCCGCCCCAGCGCCTCAAGACCGCGACCGAGAAGCGCCAGAACCACATCATCCGGTCCATGCCGACCACCTTGGACCTGCTCACCACCTGCGTGGAGGCGGGGCTCTCCCTTCAGGCCGCCATGGCCAAGGTCGTCGAGCTCTCCAAGCCCCATCCCCTGCGCGAGGAGCTGGAGCGCACCCTCAAGGAGGTCCAGCTCGGCCGGCCGCGCGCCGAGGCCCTCAGAGAGCTCGGCAAGCGCGCGGGCCTCAAGGAGCTCAACTCGGTGGCGGTCGCCATGGTCCAGGCCGAGGCGATGGGCGCCTCGATCGCCAAGACCCTGCGGGTGCAGAGCGAGGTGCTGCGCGAGGCCCGCTGGCAGCGCG is from Pantanalinema sp. and encodes:
- a CDS encoding type II secretion system F family protein, which produces MDIRLILVVLLVALSAAIVAYLVFQKYGSALVERLAVYRSGVGLRLRRTRNPFSNERFSRFQQILTGITALLGLLIGAGVLGRLFMAAVFGAVSWFGADQYLNVLYRRYCKDFEEQLPDMVGVVANAVKAGNSVQQALELVVEEFTDPMSAEVSEVLHELRVGTALDVAIRNWLERMPNDDLEIFGMAVIIQRQTGGNLAEILDNLAGTMRDRKKMQGQIRTLTTQGRMSGAILSMLPVGLYCLLYLVMPERMGVLFTHPFGWAIIGVCAVMIGFGGFIISRIVAIDV
- a CDS encoding type II secretion system F family protein, translated to MLFLVFLLIVAAVAILVLAFAKPKGKSKVEKRLKRSRSVGKRIVFEESAETSTAGKSKYLTIIEARLKPLAERRLTPEQELAIIRKLQASGDYQTTPAQFLAQQFLWAGILTVLWCAANWIVLELSWPVALAGVGGACYVGYILPPQRLKTATEKRQNHIIRSMPTTLDLLTTCVEAGLSLQAAMAKVVELSKPHPLREELERTLKEVQLGRPRAEALRELGKRAGLKELNSVAVAMVQAEAMGASIAKTLRVQSEVLREARWQRAQEMAQKATLKLTFPTVFLIFPTIFVIIFAPLLLSLFLGR